In Microbacterium cremeum, a genomic segment contains:
- a CDS encoding endo-1,4-beta-xylanase, whose amino-acid sequence MKKRLRALGILVAAGLVAAGAVPAAAAPIDTVLDFDGQPLGAWAGADGWIQNGGGALEVVDLGGGDRALQVSGRANDWDGIQYTTTVTAGEVFDIEAVVRLAAGTAGSAGVRVVANNAGNYAWVGATSMTADAWTTVSGTYTAVADGSLQFYVGTDALDAPYAYLVDRIGISGGTAGGGPGIPPDFVPGGAVSPVATPVSAAQAGSPGAPVAALTFDDGPDLETTPPLLDFLAAKGLKAVFCVIGQQIQQTGGAGILRRIVAEGHVLCNHSTSFADMGSWTAEQVQADMIANLGIIRDALGDPNAKVPFWRAPNGSWGQTPQVAVSLGMQPLAVTNVIFDWETQDVATLTSNLRSAMVDGQLVLVHDGGGDRSGSLAAVETVVTERLAAGWEFTLPVGTPPFAGPVLTTDFESGLDGWEPRAGDATTPTVALTTDDAVSGAQAAIVTGRDGQGDGIGHDVTGVLTPGVTYDFSAQVRFPAGQPADAVWLSMARTVDGATSYSTLAQFTEVGNDGWTEVTASFLMGAADSAFLYLETNYNGANTSDLLVDDIVVSVPEPPIVQDLTPLKSTVDFPVGVAIDSRETAGAAADLLLRHFDQITGENHMKPEAWYDENRQFRPHPEAVALMDFAAANDLHVYGHVLVWHSQTPEWFFQDAAGAALTDSEADKQILRERLREHIFAIAQWMAEEYGEFGAGNPVVAWDVVNEVVSDSGEFADGLRRSEWYRILGEEFIRLAFQYADEAFNDEYAAEAASRPVTLFINDYNTEQGGKQDRYRALVERLLAAETPIDGVGHQFHVSLAMPVAALETAIERFEDLPLTQVVTELDVTTGTPVTDARLIEQGYYYRDAFRVFREHAGSLYSVTVWGLTDGRSWRSGNGAPLLFDDGYQAKPAYYGTVDHDLPQLRRTANVFAGDVPLDADAPASPQWRRLPLHAVGQDASFQLRWAPDHLTAYATVDDTTTDASDAVVFEIDGAEHRVPRSGAAGAVVAERDGGYDVVAHLPVTAALGGTLSADVRVTDGTDTAGWNSPGAVGTLTLVEELSFTEVVEASADPVIDGAVDDAWADAVPVTTGKQVSGTGGATATVRTMWRGNTLYVLAEVADPVIDVSGSDPWIQDSVEIYVDAGNAKNGAYRYDDTQIRISAENGVSFGTGDEAFQAARVQSASAVVDGGYVVEAAISLLEYGGAGTVHGLDFQVNDAAGGQRTSIRNWADPTGLGYQSTARWGVGELIGPAVAPGEPSQTTVRMPRTSLVSTQHAPVHVQVTSALPVAGGSVRVLVDGVAATGPVLLDADGRATVALGRLTPGTHEITAEFAGADGVAPSVSEPVTVTVRAVGPSAR is encoded by the coding sequence ATGAAGAAGCGACTACGAGCCCTGGGGATCCTGGTGGCGGCCGGACTGGTGGCCGCCGGCGCGGTCCCCGCGGCGGCCGCCCCGATCGACACCGTCCTCGACTTCGACGGGCAGCCGCTCGGCGCGTGGGCCGGTGCCGACGGCTGGATCCAGAACGGCGGGGGTGCCCTCGAGGTCGTCGACCTCGGCGGCGGCGACCGCGCCCTCCAGGTCTCCGGGCGGGCGAACGACTGGGACGGCATCCAGTACACCACCACCGTCACCGCGGGCGAGGTGTTCGACATCGAGGCGGTGGTGCGCCTCGCCGCGGGGACCGCCGGCAGCGCCGGCGTGCGCGTGGTCGCCAACAACGCCGGAAACTACGCGTGGGTGGGCGCCACCTCGATGACGGCGGATGCCTGGACCACCGTGTCGGGCACCTACACGGCGGTCGCCGACGGGAGCCTGCAGTTCTACGTCGGGACCGACGCCCTCGACGCGCCCTATGCGTACCTCGTCGACCGCATCGGCATCTCCGGCGGCACCGCCGGCGGAGGACCGGGCATCCCGCCCGACTTCGTGCCCGGCGGCGCCGTGAGTCCCGTCGCCACTCCGGTATCGGCAGCGCAGGCGGGCAGCCCGGGCGCACCGGTGGCCGCGCTGACCTTCGACGACGGCCCCGACCTCGAGACCACGCCGCCGCTGCTGGACTTCCTCGCGGCGAAGGGTCTGAAGGCCGTGTTCTGCGTGATCGGGCAGCAGATCCAGCAGACCGGCGGCGCCGGCATCCTTCGTCGCATCGTGGCCGAGGGCCACGTGCTGTGCAACCACTCCACGTCGTTCGCCGACATGGGATCGTGGACGGCCGAGCAGGTGCAGGCCGACATGATCGCGAACCTGGGCATCATCCGCGATGCGCTCGGCGACCCGAACGCGAAGGTGCCGTTCTGGCGCGCGCCCAACGGCTCGTGGGGCCAGACCCCGCAGGTCGCGGTGAGCCTCGGCATGCAGCCGCTGGCCGTGACGAACGTCATCTTCGACTGGGAGACGCAGGATGTCGCCACGCTGACCTCGAACCTGCGCTCGGCGATGGTCGACGGGCAGCTGGTGCTCGTGCACGACGGCGGCGGCGACCGGTCGGGTTCGCTCGCAGCGGTCGAGACCGTGGTGACCGAGCGGCTCGCGGCGGGCTGGGAGTTCACCCTCCCTGTCGGCACGCCGCCGTTCGCGGGCCCCGTGCTGACGACGGACTTCGAGTCCGGTCTCGACGGCTGGGAGCCGCGCGCGGGCGACGCCACGACTCCCACCGTCGCCCTCACGACCGATGACGCCGTGAGCGGCGCCCAGGCGGCGATCGTCACCGGCCGCGACGGGCAGGGCGACGGGATCGGTCACGACGTCACCGGCGTCCTGACGCCGGGCGTCACGTACGACTTCTCGGCGCAGGTGCGTTTCCCGGCCGGGCAGCCGGCCGACGCCGTGTGGCTGTCGATGGCCCGTACGGTCGACGGGGCGACGTCGTACTCGACGCTCGCGCAGTTCACCGAGGTGGGCAACGACGGCTGGACCGAGGTGACCGCGTCGTTCCTCATGGGCGCGGCCGACAGCGCCTTCCTGTACCTCGAGACGAACTACAACGGCGCGAACACCAGCGACCTCCTCGTCGACGACATCGTCGTCTCGGTGCCCGAGCCGCCGATCGTCCAGGACCTCACCCCGCTCAAGAGCACCGTGGACTTCCCGGTCGGCGTCGCGATCGACAGTCGTGAGACCGCCGGTGCCGCCGCCGATCTGCTGCTGCGTCACTTCGACCAGATCACCGGCGAGAACCATATGAAGCCCGAGGCCTGGTACGACGAGAACCGGCAGTTCCGCCCGCACCCGGAGGCCGTCGCGCTCATGGACTTCGCCGCGGCGAACGACCTGCACGTCTACGGCCACGTGCTGGTGTGGCACTCGCAGACACCGGAATGGTTCTTCCAGGACGCAGCCGGGGCGGCGCTCACCGATTCCGAGGCCGACAAGCAGATCCTGCGCGAGCGGCTGCGTGAGCACATCTTCGCGATCGCTCAGTGGATGGCCGAGGAGTACGGCGAGTTCGGCGCCGGCAACCCGGTCGTCGCGTGGGACGTCGTCAACGAGGTCGTCTCCGACAGCGGCGAGTTCGCCGACGGGCTGCGCCGCAGCGAGTGGTACCGCATCCTCGGCGAGGAGTTCATCCGGCTCGCGTTCCAGTATGCCGACGAAGCGTTCAACGACGAGTACGCGGCGGAAGCGGCATCCCGCCCGGTGACGCTGTTCATCAACGACTACAACACCGAGCAGGGCGGCAAGCAGGACCGCTACCGCGCCCTCGTCGAACGTCTGCTGGCGGCGGAGACGCCGATCGACGGCGTGGGGCACCAGTTCCACGTGTCGCTCGCGATGCCGGTGGCCGCGCTCGAGACCGCGATCGAGCGGTTCGAGGACCTGCCGCTGACGCAGGTCGTCACGGAGCTCGACGTCACCACCGGCACGCCGGTCACCGACGCGCGGCTCATCGAGCAGGGCTACTACTACCGCGACGCGTTCCGGGTGTTCCGCGAGCACGCCGGCAGCCTCTACTCGGTCACCGTGTGGGGGCTCACCGACGGCCGGTCATGGCGTTCGGGCAACGGCGCACCGCTGCTGTTCGACGACGGGTACCAGGCCAAGCCGGCGTACTACGGCACGGTCGACCACGACCTGCCGCAGCTGCGGCGCACCGCGAACGTCTTCGCCGGAGACGTGCCGCTGGACGCGGACGCGCCCGCATCCCCGCAGTGGCGGCGCCTGCCGCTGCACGCCGTCGGGCAGGACGCGTCGTTCCAGCTGCGCTGGGCACCGGATCACCTCACGGCCTATGCGACCGTCGACGACACGACGACGGATGCCTCGGACGCGGTGGTCTTCGAGATCGACGGCGCCGAGCACCGGGTGCCGCGCAGCGGCGCCGCGGGCGCGGTCGTGGCCGAGCGCGACGGCGGCTACGACGTCGTGGCGCACCTGCCGGTGACCGCGGCGCTCGGCGGCACGCTCTCGGCCGACGTGCGGGTGACCGACGGCACCGACACGGCGGGCTGGAACAGCCCGGGCGCCGTCGGCACGCTGACGCTCGTCGAGGAGCTGTCGTTCACCGAGGTCGTCGAGGCTTCGGCGGACCCGGTGATCGACGGCGCGGTGGATGACGCGTGGGCGGATGCGGTGCCAGTGACGACCGGCAAGCAGGTGTCGGGCACCGGTGGCGCCACTGCCACGGTGCGGACGATGTGGCGCGGGAACACGCTGTACGTCCTCGCCGAGGTGGCCGACCCGGTGATCGACGTGTCGGGCTCCGATCCGTGGATCCAGGACTCCGTCGAGATCTACGTCGACGCGGGCAACGCCAAGAACGGCGCGTACCGCTACGACGACACGCAGATCCGCATCAGCGCCGAGAACGGGGTGTCGTTCGGCACCGGTGACGAGGCGTTCCAGGCGGCGCGCGTGCAGTCGGCCTCGGCGGTGGTCGACGGCGGCTACGTCGTCGAGGCGGCGATCTCGCTGCTGGAGTACGGCGGCGCCGGCACCGTCCATGGCCTCGACTTCCAGGTCAACGACGCCGCCGGCGGCCAGCGCACCTCGATCCGCAACTGGGCCGACCCGACCGGGCTCGGCTACCAGTCGACGGCGCGGTGGGGCGTGGGCGAGCTCATCGGACCCGCGGTCGCGCCGGGGGAGCCCTCGCAGACGACCGTACGGATGCCGCGCACGAGCCTCGTCTCGACCCAGCACGCGCCCGTCCACGTGCAGGTCACGTCGGCGCTCCCCGTCGCCGGCGGGTCGGTGCGGGTGCTCGTCGACGGCGTCGCGGCGACTGGCCCGGTGCTGCTCGACGCCGACGGGCGCGCGACGGTCGCCCTCGGCCGGCTCACGCCCGGAACCCACGAGATCACGGCGGAGTTCGCCGGCGCCGACGGTGTCGCGCCCTCCGTGAGCGAGCCGGTCACCGTCACTGTGCGGGCGGTGGGGCCCAGCGCTCGGTGA
- a CDS encoding glycoside hydrolase family 3 N-terminal domain-containing protein has translation MTVEQSVETLATVTAETDVDGLIERMTLPEKIAQLYGVWVGADDAGGDVAPHQHDMDQDIDFDGLIPQGLGQLTRPFGTKPIDPAMGALSLLRTQQRIRAASRHGIPAVAHEECLAGFAAWGATAYPVPLGWGATFDPALVGEMARRIGDDMRSVGVHQGLAPVLDVVRDLRWGRVEETIGEDPHLVATVATAYVEGLESAGIVATLKHFVGYSASKAGRNLAPVSVGRRELDDVLLPPFEMAVRDGRVRSVMNSYADIDGIPTAADRTLLTELLRDEWGFEGTVVADYFSIAFLKLLHGVAETWADAAGQALAAGIDVELPTVNTFGEPLRRAVEEGAIDEALIDTALRRVLIQKAGLGLLDPEWSPVPPALAGRDLSDPEALRGSIDLDPPANRDLAARIAEAAVVLVRNDGTLPLAAPARIAVVGPNADDPYAMLGCYSFPTHVVTQHPGVAMGIRIPTLLEAVQQEFPAAAVTHTTGTTVDGGETDGIAAAVAAAQDAEVAVLALGDRAGLFGRGTSGEGCDAESLALPGAQQQLLDAVLATGTPVVVVMLAGRPYALGGAAETAAGIVQAFFAGEEGATAVAGVLSGRVNPSGRLPVSIPASAGAQPGTYLAAPLAQRTGVSNVDPGAAFPFGHGLSYTTFDWTPLEGDASAVPVDGALTLRLRVANAGERAGADVVQLYLHDPVASVVQPVQRLIGYARVELEAGASADVSFTVSADLAAFTGRDGVRVVEPGELVLSAGRSSGDFASSWTVTLTGSPRPVGRDRALRPEVIVRH, from the coding sequence ATGACCGTGGAACAGAGCGTAGAGACCCTCGCGACGGTGACGGCGGAGACGGATGTCGACGGCCTCATCGAGCGGATGACGCTGCCGGAGAAGATCGCACAGCTGTACGGCGTGTGGGTCGGCGCCGACGATGCCGGCGGCGACGTCGCTCCGCACCAGCACGACATGGATCAGGACATCGACTTCGACGGCCTGATCCCGCAGGGCCTCGGTCAGCTCACGCGGCCGTTCGGCACGAAGCCGATCGACCCGGCGATGGGCGCGCTCAGCCTCCTGCGCACGCAGCAGCGGATCCGTGCGGCATCCCGTCACGGCATCCCGGCCGTCGCGCACGAGGAGTGCCTCGCGGGCTTCGCGGCGTGGGGCGCCACGGCGTACCCGGTGCCGCTCGGGTGGGGCGCCACGTTCGATCCGGCTCTGGTCGGCGAGATGGCGCGCCGCATCGGAGACGACATGCGGTCGGTCGGCGTGCACCAGGGTCTCGCGCCCGTCCTCGACGTGGTGCGCGACCTGCGCTGGGGTCGCGTGGAAGAGACCATCGGCGAGGACCCCCACCTGGTCGCCACGGTCGCGACCGCGTACGTCGAGGGTCTCGAGTCCGCGGGCATCGTCGCGACCCTGAAGCACTTCGTCGGCTACTCCGCCTCGAAGGCCGGCCGCAACCTCGCCCCCGTATCGGTCGGCCGCCGCGAGCTGGACGACGTGCTGCTTCCGCCGTTCGAGATGGCGGTGCGCGACGGCCGCGTGCGCAGCGTCATGAACTCGTACGCCGACATCGACGGCATCCCCACCGCCGCCGACCGGACCCTGCTCACCGAGCTGCTGCGCGACGAGTGGGGCTTCGAGGGCACGGTGGTCGCCGACTACTTCTCGATCGCGTTCCTGAAGCTCCTGCACGGCGTGGCCGAGACGTGGGCGGATGCCGCGGGCCAGGCTCTCGCGGCCGGCATCGACGTCGAGCTGCCCACCGTCAACACGTTCGGCGAACCGCTGCGGCGGGCCGTCGAAGAGGGCGCGATCGACGAGGCGCTCATCGACACCGCGCTGCGGCGCGTGCTCATCCAGAAGGCGGGACTCGGCCTGCTCGACCCCGAATGGTCGCCGGTGCCGCCGGCCCTCGCCGGCCGAGACCTGTCGGATCCCGAGGCGCTGCGCGGCAGCATCGACCTCGATCCTCCCGCGAACCGCGACCTCGCCGCGAGGATCGCCGAGGCGGCGGTCGTGCTGGTGCGCAACGACGGCACCCTGCCGCTCGCCGCGCCCGCTCGGATCGCCGTCGTCGGCCCCAACGCCGACGACCCGTACGCGATGCTCGGCTGCTATTCGTTCCCGACCCACGTCGTGACGCAGCATCCGGGAGTCGCGATGGGCATCCGCATCCCGACGCTGCTCGAGGCGGTGCAGCAGGAGTTCCCCGCGGCGGCGGTCACCCACACCACCGGCACGACGGTGGACGGCGGCGAGACCGACGGCATCGCGGCAGCGGTGGCCGCCGCGCAGGACGCCGAGGTCGCGGTGCTCGCGCTCGGCGACCGGGCGGGCCTCTTCGGCCGCGGCACGAGCGGCGAGGGCTGCGACGCCGAGTCGCTGGCGCTGCCCGGCGCGCAGCAGCAGCTGCTCGACGCGGTGCTCGCGACCGGTACGCCCGTCGTCGTCGTGATGCTCGCCGGCCGTCCGTACGCCCTCGGCGGCGCCGCCGAGACCGCCGCAGGCATCGTGCAGGCGTTCTTCGCGGGCGAAGAGGGAGCCACCGCCGTCGCCGGCGTGCTGTCGGGGCGCGTGAACCCGTCCGGGCGCCTGCCCGTCAGCATCCCCGCCTCCGCCGGCGCCCAGCCCGGCACGTATCTCGCCGCGCCGCTCGCGCAGCGCACCGGGGTGTCGAACGTCGACCCGGGCGCGGCGTTCCCCTTCGGGCACGGTCTGTCGTACACGACGTTCGACTGGACGCCGCTCGAGGGCGATGCATCGGCCGTGCCCGTCGACGGCGCGCTCACGCTGCGACTGCGGGTCGCCAACGCCGGCGAGCGCGCCGGCGCCGACGTCGTGCAGCTGTACCTGCACGATCCGGTCGCGAGCGTGGTGCAGCCCGTGCAGCGGCTGATCGGCTACGCGCGCGTCGAGCTCGAGGCCGGGGCATCCGCCGACGTGTCGTTCACCGTCAGCGCCGACCTCGCCGCATTCACCGGCCGCGACGGCGTGCGCGTCGTCGAGCCCGGCGAGCTCGTGCTGAGCGCGGGGCGCTCGAGCGGCGACTTCGCGTCGTCGTGGACCGTCACCCTCACCGGGTCGCCGCGACCCGTCGGCCGCGACCGCGCGCTGCGCCCCGAGGTGATCGTCCGCCACTGA
- a CDS encoding carbohydrate ABC transporter permease: MSATTTIVTGSPAPREVQPVRRGFDWGQPFVYLVALVIAAIAVGPVLYVFLGGLRTTADINANPAGLPDPWTLQNWADVLGAPRFWGNVFASTVLAVSTTVGVVIAGIMAAFVLARYEFRGRQGLYTLFAAGLMFPLTVAALPLTLLLRTLGLHGTYLGVIIPGIAFALPTTIIILVPFLRAIPAELEEAAMIDGATRIGFFWRIMLPLAKPGLITVGILAFVASWNGYLLPLLVISTGSLPQELWPLPLGVTQFSSQYSQNTGAILAYTSLAMIPALAFFLLAEKRIVGGLTGAVKG; encoded by the coding sequence ATGTCGGCCACCACCACCATCGTCACCGGCAGCCCCGCGCCGCGCGAGGTCCAGCCGGTCCGCCGCGGGTTCGACTGGGGCCAGCCGTTCGTCTACCTCGTCGCGCTCGTCATCGCCGCGATCGCCGTCGGTCCCGTCCTCTACGTCTTCCTCGGCGGCCTGCGCACCACGGCCGACATCAACGCGAACCCGGCAGGGCTGCCCGACCCCTGGACGCTGCAGAACTGGGCGGACGTCCTCGGCGCGCCCCGGTTCTGGGGCAACGTCTTCGCGAGCACGGTGCTGGCGGTCTCGACCACCGTCGGCGTCGTGATCGCCGGCATCATGGCCGCCTTCGTCCTGGCACGCTACGAGTTCCGCGGACGCCAGGGTCTGTACACGCTGTTCGCCGCCGGCCTCATGTTCCCGCTCACCGTCGCCGCGCTGCCGCTGACCCTGCTGCTGCGCACCCTCGGCCTGCACGGCACGTATCTCGGCGTGATCATCCCGGGCATCGCGTTCGCGCTGCCCACGACGATCATCATCCTGGTGCCGTTCCTGCGGGCGATCCCGGCCGAGCTCGAGGAGGCGGCGATGATCGACGGCGCGACGCGTATCGGGTTCTTCTGGCGCATCATGCTGCCGCTGGCCAAGCCCGGCCTCATCACCGTCGGGATCCTCGCGTTCGTCGCCAGCTGGAACGGCTACCTGCTGCCGCTGCTCGTGATCAGCACCGGCAGCCTCCCGCAGGAGCTGTGGCCGCTCCCGCTCGGGGTGACGCAGTTCTCCAGCCAGTACTCGCAGAACACCGGCGCGATCCTCGCCTACACCTCTCTGGCGATGATCCCGGCGCTGGCGTTCTTCCTCCTCGCCGAGAAGCGCATCGTCGGCGGACTGACCGGAGCGGTGAAGGGATGA
- a CDS encoding carbohydrate ABC transporter permease produces the protein MTTLTTPGPAVTAGPGPAPVRRSRRGESRKRLEIVLFVTPALVLFLGFVILPVILAAVYSLYNLPPAFQWSHLADSARFIGLDNYVRALTTPEFQRAIGNTFFILIMSLLVQGPIAIGIALLLNRRLRGRSVFRLLIFVPYVLAEVIAGLSWRLILQPAGAVNTTLEAIGLGALAQNWLADPTLALWTIFFILTWKYIGFAILLMLAGLQGVPDELAEAAAIDGASWWQIQRYITLPLLGPTIRIWAFLSIIGSLQVFDMIWVTVSPAVRRIGTESMATYMVQQGQFAGQPGYGSAIAVILFVISLVIALVYQRFALHRDLAGSITGSRAPRRRELGARRKREVR, from the coding sequence ATGACCACTCTCACCACTCCCGGGCCCGCGGTCACCGCGGGCCCGGGCCCTGCACCCGTGCGCCGGTCCCGGCGCGGCGAGTCGCGCAAGCGCCTCGAGATCGTCCTCTTCGTCACGCCCGCCCTCGTGCTGTTCCTCGGCTTCGTGATCCTGCCGGTGATCCTCGCCGCGGTGTACAGCCTCTACAACCTGCCGCCCGCCTTCCAGTGGTCGCACCTCGCCGACTCGGCGCGCTTCATCGGCCTCGACAACTACGTACGCGCGCTCACCACGCCCGAGTTCCAGCGCGCGATCGGCAACACGTTCTTCATCCTGATCATGTCGCTGCTGGTGCAGGGGCCCATCGCGATCGGCATCGCCCTCCTCCTGAACCGGCGCCTGCGCGGCCGCAGCGTCTTCCGCCTGCTGATCTTCGTGCCCTACGTGCTCGCCGAGGTGATCGCCGGTCTCTCGTGGCGGCTCATCCTGCAGCCCGCCGGCGCCGTCAACACGACACTCGAGGCGATCGGTCTGGGCGCCCTCGCCCAGAACTGGCTCGCCGACCCCACGCTCGCGCTGTGGACGATCTTCTTCATCCTCACGTGGAAGTACATCGGCTTCGCGATCCTGCTGATGCTCGCGGGCCTGCAGGGGGTTCCCGACGAACTCGCCGAGGCCGCCGCGATCGACGGCGCCAGCTGGTGGCAGATCCAGCGGTACATCACGCTCCCGCTGCTCGGACCCACCATCCGCATCTGGGCCTTCCTGTCGATCATCGGTTCGCTGCAGGTCTTCGACATGATCTGGGTCACCGTCTCGCCGGCGGTGCGGCGGATCGGCACCGAGTCCATGGCGACCTACATGGTGCAGCAGGGGCAGTTCGCCGGGCAGCCCGGCTACGGCAGCGCGATCGCCGTGATCCTGTTCGTCATCTCGCTCGTCATCGCGCTGGTGTACCAGCGCTTCGCACTGCACCGCGACCTCGCGGGATCGATCACCGGGTCCCGTGCACCTCGCCGGCGAGAGCTGGGCGCCCGCCGCAAGAGAGAGGTGCGTTGA
- a CDS encoding ABC transporter substrate-binding protein, whose translation MNTRSTMRVFAGIAAAGIAAGALAGCSAGGGGEDGDGDEVTITWWHNATNGPLPDVWEEVAAEFEEANPGVNVEQTGYQNEELQRTLIPNALAAGDPPDLFQVWPGGELRDQVENGYLMPLDDAIPDTIESVGATVNPWQVGGATYAIPFTFGIEGFWYNTDMFDEAGVEVPETFDDLVDAVGALRESGVVPIAVGAGAGWPAAHWWYQFALKSCSPETLAAAETDYDFSDPCWVEAGEQLQDFLGIEPFQDGFLGTVPQEGAGSSAGMLANGQAAMELMGHWNAGTVGGLTPDEQVPEFLGWFPVPGISGAAGDPTAALGGGDGFGCSAEAPPQCADLLAYIMSEDVQKRFAESGSGIPTVPAAQASLEDQNLKAVAEGLAEASFVQLWLDTAFGTTVGNAMNEGIVNLFAGTGSPEDIVQRMQDAAATL comes from the coding sequence ATGAACACACGCAGCACCATGCGCGTCTTCGCCGGCATCGCCGCCGCAGGCATCGCGGCCGGCGCGCTCGCCGGATGCTCCGCCGGCGGCGGAGGAGAAGACGGCGACGGCGACGAGGTGACGATCACCTGGTGGCACAACGCCACGAACGGCCCGCTCCCGGACGTCTGGGAAGAGGTCGCGGCCGAGTTCGAAGAGGCCAACCCCGGCGTGAACGTCGAGCAGACCGGCTACCAGAACGAGGAGCTGCAGCGCACCCTGATCCCCAACGCGCTCGCGGCGGGCGACCCGCCGGACCTCTTCCAGGTGTGGCCGGGCGGCGAGCTGCGCGACCAGGTCGAGAACGGCTACCTCATGCCCCTCGACGACGCGATCCCCGACACGATCGAGAGCGTCGGCGCCACGGTGAACCCGTGGCAGGTCGGCGGCGCGACCTACGCGATCCCCTTCACCTTCGGCATCGAGGGCTTCTGGTACAACACCGACATGTTCGACGAGGCGGGCGTCGAGGTGCCCGAGACGTTCGACGACCTCGTCGACGCCGTCGGCGCGCTGCGCGAGTCGGGTGTCGTGCCGATCGCGGTCGGCGCCGGCGCCGGCTGGCCCGCCGCGCACTGGTGGTACCAGTTCGCGCTCAAGTCCTGCTCGCCCGAGACCCTCGCGGCGGCCGAGACCGACTACGACTTCAGCGACCCGTGCTGGGTCGAAGCCGGAGAGCAGCTACAGGACTTCCTCGGCATCGAGCCGTTCCAGGACGGCTTCCTCGGCACCGTGCCGCAGGAGGGCGCGGGCAGCTCGGCGGGCATGCTCGCGAACGGTCAGGCCGCCATGGAGCTCATGGGCCACTGGAACGCCGGCACCGTCGGCGGTCTCACCCCCGACGAGCAGGTCCCGGAGTTCCTCGGCTGGTTCCCGGTCCCCGGCATCTCCGGCGCCGCCGGCGACCCGACCGCCGCACTCGGCGGCGGCGACGGCTTCGGCTGCTCGGCGGAGGCACCGCCGCAGTGCGCGGACCTGCTCGCGTACATCATGAGCGAGGACGTGCAGAAGCGCTTCGCCGAGAGCGGCTCCGGCATCCCGACGGTTCCCGCCGCGCAGGCCTCGCTCGAAGACCAGAACCTGAAGGCCGTCGCGGAGGGCCTCGCCGAGGCATCCTTCGTGCAGCTCTGGCTCGACACCGCGTTCGGCACCACCGTCGGCAACGCGATGAACGAGGGCATCGTCAACCTGTTCGCCGGCACCGGCTCGCCCGAGGACATCGTTCAGCGGATGCAGGACGCGGCAGCGACCCTGTAG
- a CDS encoding ROK family transcriptional regulator has product MVRVVSDPTPAEGIRQRNLARLLRLVHVEGPVSRAALTEATGLNRSTIADLVGELVREGLVIERAPDPSRRVGRPSPVVVADPAVVAIAANPEVDALTIAAVGLDRGIRLRERLEVDHLLTPDETARLIAERIAQWRGGDLADARIVAVGLAVPGLVRAADGLVRNAPHLRWTDAPVRDLVADATGLPTAVGNDATLGTMAEHLFGAAQGIDHVVYLNGGASGIGGGLVVHGMPVSGAGGYAGEFGQNRPGIAAEADRRADHGVLEDEVSRARLLEAVGLHSADEPTLATALAAAGDAAADEVARQRRILSTALANAVNVLNPSVVVLGGFLATIADSDIDGLTALVRAQSMAANGDELEIRVASLAEDRLLIGAAEAAFADLLRDPTA; this is encoded by the coding sequence ATGGTGAGAGTCGTGAGCGATCCGACCCCCGCCGAAGGCATCCGCCAGCGAAACCTCGCCCGCCTTCTCCGGCTCGTCCACGTCGAGGGCCCGGTCTCGCGGGCCGCGCTCACCGAGGCGACCGGCCTGAACCGCTCGACGATCGCCGACCTCGTCGGCGAGCTCGTGCGCGAAGGGCTCGTGATCGAGCGCGCCCCCGACCCCTCACGGCGCGTCGGCCGTCCCTCCCCCGTCGTCGTCGCGGATCCCGCGGTGGTCGCGATCGCCGCCAACCCCGAGGTCGACGCGCTCACGATCGCCGCGGTGGGCCTGGACCGCGGCATCCGTCTGCGCGAGCGGCTCGAGGTCGACCACCTGCTCACGCCCGACGAGACCGCGCGGCTCATCGCCGAGCGCATCGCGCAGTGGCGCGGCGGCGACCTCGCCGACGCGCGCATCGTCGCCGTCGGGCTCGCCGTTCCCGGCCTCGTCCGCGCCGCCGACGGGCTCGTGCGCAACGCGCCGCACCTGCGCTGGACCGACGCGCCGGTGCGCGACCTCGTCGCCGACGCAACGGGCCTGCCCACGGCCGTGGGCAACGACGCCACACTCGGCACGATGGCCGAGCATCTGTTCGGCGCCGCGCAGGGCATCGACCATGTCGTGTACCTCAACGGCGGCGCGAGCGGCATCGGCGGCGGGCTGGTCGTGCACGGGATGCCGGTCTCGGGCGCCGGCGGCTACGCGGGCGAATTCGGGCAGAACCGCCCCGGCATCGCCGCGGAGGCGGACCGCCGCGCCGACCACGGCGTGCTCGAGGACGAGGTGAGCCGCGCCCGCCTCCTCGAGGCCGTCGGGCTGCACTCCGCCGACGAGCCGACGCTCGCGACCGCGCTGGCGGCGGCGGGCGATGCCGCGGCCGACGAGGTCGCCCGGCAGCGCCGCATCCTCTCGACCGCGCTCGCCAACGCCGTCAACGTGCTCAACCCGTCGGTCGTGGTGCTGGGCGGGTTCCTCGCGACGATCGCCGACTCCGACATCGACGGGCTCACCGCGCTCGTGCGCGCCCAGTCGATGGCGGCCAACGGTGACGAACTCGAGATCAGGGTCGCCTCGCTCGCCGAGGACCGTCTGCTCATCGGCGCCGCCGAGGCCGCGTTCGCCGACCTGCTGCGCGACCCCACCGCCTGA